The following are from one region of the Rosistilla carotiformis genome:
- a CDS encoding glycosyltransferase family 4 protein, producing the protein MRIAWISYGFEELCVQNVNALAEEHEVLLVMPHPQPGETQYAISDRVKHFGFDEPRLRQPLRQLSCVAAIRRQIDAFKPDVVHFQQGHMWFNTALRSLKRYPLVATIHDPRHHAGDMSSRKTPQWVMDYGFRKADHVIVHGEALAAQVQQLFGFASDRVHVVAHVAMGQVEGATDVAEEPHNVLFFGRIWDYKGLEYLIAAEPMIAAEVPDANIVIAGRGDDFSRYQKLIGDSPRFEIHNRWISDHQRAEFFQRAAIVVLPYTEATQSGVVPVAQMYAKPVVATRVGALAECVLDRQTGLLVPPRDPQALATAIIQLLKDPAQRRALGNAGFDRLQAEASPAVVARQTVAVYEQAIADRQRGSKPSPVQASAAQPTQTLGSPSHVNQ; encoded by the coding sequence ATGCGAATCGCTTGGATATCATACGGGTTCGAAGAGCTGTGCGTGCAGAACGTCAATGCACTCGCCGAAGAGCACGAGGTGCTGTTGGTGATGCCGCACCCGCAGCCGGGGGAAACGCAATACGCGATCTCCGACCGGGTGAAGCATTTCGGTTTTGACGAGCCACGGTTGCGTCAGCCGCTGCGGCAGCTGAGCTGTGTCGCGGCGATCCGCCGCCAGATCGATGCGTTCAAGCCCGACGTGGTCCATTTCCAACAGGGACACATGTGGTTCAACACCGCCCTGCGATCGCTGAAACGGTATCCGTTGGTGGCGACGATCCACGACCCGCGGCACCACGCTGGCGACATGTCGTCGCGGAAGACGCCGCAATGGGTGATGGATTATGGATTTCGCAAAGCCGATCATGTGATCGTGCATGGAGAGGCGTTGGCCGCTCAAGTGCAGCAGTTGTTCGGTTTCGCCAGCGATCGCGTGCACGTTGTCGCTCACGTCGCGATGGGCCAAGTTGAAGGCGCGACCGACGTCGCTGAAGAGCCTCACAACGTGTTGTTCTTCGGCAGGATCTGGGACTACAAAGGCTTGGAATATCTGATCGCGGCCGAACCGATGATCGCCGCAGAAGTCCCCGATGCGAACATCGTGATCGCGGGGCGAGGCGACGATTTTTCGCGGTACCAGAAACTGATCGGTGATTCGCCGCGGTTCGAGATCCACAACCGATGGATCAGCGATCACCAGCGGGCTGAATTTTTTCAACGCGCCGCCATCGTGGTTCTCCCTTATACCGAAGCGACGCAAAGTGGTGTCGTCCCGGTCGCGCAGATGTATGCCAAACCGGTCGTCGCCACGCGCGTTGGCGCGTTGGCCGAATGCGTGCTCGATCGACAGACCGGCTTGCTCGTCCCGCCACGCGATCCGCAAGCGCTGGCGACGGCGATCATTCAACTGTTAAAAGACCCTGCTCAGCGGCGGGCCTTGGGAAATGCTGGGTTCGATCGCTTGCAAGCCGAAGCGTCCCCCGCGGTTGTCGCGCGGCAGACCGTTGCCGTTTATGAACAAGCGATCGCCGATCGGCAGCGCGGATCCAAACCTTCGCCGGTGCAAGCGTCCGCGGCGCAGCCAACGCAAACTTTAGGGAGCCCCAGTCATGTCAACCAATAG